From the genome of Kaistella daneshvariae, one region includes:
- a CDS encoding L-serine ammonia-lyase — protein sequence MESISVFEIIKVGIGPSSSHTMGPWNAAESFINKIKKTHQLENVTEVFVEFFGSLAKTGIGHGTDIAGMLGLSGENFKLIDTTKIDEKIEQIKSSNTLKLGGEKEIPFIYGHHLILNKQKSLDFHPNGMIFKAVFENDDVIEQDYYSVGGGFIATKENNSYDLQCIRTLYPCHNGKDIERNMAKLSLDKISDLVFLNEESWRSREETEKEALYIWEQIKQCVYKGVNKEGVLPGGLKVTRRAANINRKLLGDKIYKNLPEWYQLLVDADVSFTNINKWVSCFALAVNEENASFGRIITAPTNGASGVIPAVLMYSQVFTEFKSDDNVVRFLLVAGEIGTLFKKNATISAAMGGCQAEIGVSSAMAAAGLTEIMGGTPGQVLMAAEIAMEHHLGLTCDPIAGLVQIPCIERNSMGAIKAITAANIALESDPAKARVTLDEVIQSMWETAQSMSDRFKETSEGGLAIAVNVAEC from the coding sequence ATGGAATCAATCAGTGTATTTGAAATTATAAAAGTGGGCATCGGTCCTTCCAGTTCGCATACTATGGGACCCTGGAACGCCGCTGAAAGCTTTATCAATAAAATAAAAAAAACGCATCAGCTCGAAAATGTTACAGAAGTTTTTGTGGAATTTTTCGGCTCTTTAGCCAAAACCGGCATCGGACACGGCACCGATATCGCCGGAATGCTCGGACTTTCCGGTGAAAATTTCAAGCTCATTGATACCACCAAAATTGACGAGAAAATTGAGCAGATTAAAAGCTCAAACACTTTAAAACTCGGCGGCGAAAAAGAAATTCCTTTCATCTACGGCCATCACCTTATTTTAAACAAACAAAAATCGCTGGATTTTCATCCAAACGGAATGATTTTCAAGGCTGTTTTTGAAAATGACGACGTAATTGAGCAGGATTATTATTCTGTCGGCGGTGGTTTTATCGCCACAAAAGAAAATAATTCCTACGATCTGCAGTGCATCCGCACGCTTTATCCGTGCCACAACGGCAAAGATATCGAGCGAAATATGGCAAAACTTTCATTGGATAAAATCTCCGATTTGGTCTTTTTGAATGAAGAATCGTGGCGCAGCAGAGAAGAAACCGAAAAAGAAGCGCTTTACATCTGGGAACAGATTAAACAGTGCGTCTACAAAGGCGTTAACAAAGAAGGCGTGCTTCCTGGCGGCTTGAAAGTGACGCGTCGCGCCGCAAATATCAACAGGAAATTACTCGGTGATAAAATCTATAAAAACCTTCCCGAATGGTATCAATTACTGGTGGATGCCGACGTAAGTTTTACCAATATCAACAAATGGGTTTCCTGTTTTGCGCTTGCCGTAAATGAGGAAAATGCCAGCTTTGGCCGCATTATTACCGCACCTACAAACGGCGCCAGCGGCGTGATACCGGCGGTTCTCATGTACTCCCAGGTTTTCACCGAGTTCAAAAGTGATGACAATGTCGTGCGTTTTCTTCTGGTGGCGGGCGAAATCGGTACGCTTTTCAAGAAAAACGCTACCATTTCCGCAGCGATGGGCGGCTGTCAGGCAGAAATCGGCGTTTCTTCCGCCATGGCAGCAGCGGGTTTAACGGAAATCATGGGCGGTACACCGGGTCAGGTTTTAATGGCGGCGGAAATCGCCATGGAACATCACCTCGGTCTCACCTGCGACCCAATTGCCGGTTTGGTGCAGATTCCATGCATTGAGCGCAATTCAATGGGCGCCATAAAAGCGATTACCGCCGCGAATATCGCGCTGGAATCCGATCCAGCAAAAGCGCGCGTGACGCTGGACGAAGTCATCCAATCCATGTGGGAAACCGCGCAGAGCATGAGCGACCGTTTCAAAGAAACCTCAGAAGGCGGACTTGCCATCGCGGTTAACGTGGCGGAATGTTAG
- a CDS encoding alpha/beta hydrolase codes for MKLYVVSGLGAAFKVLEKIKFPPNMEVVFIEWLIPEPNEDFHHYVERMAEKVDDSEPFALLGYSFGGLIVQEIDKIKPAEKVVILGSIKSDKEKSRLIKFGEISKIPRFLPQKLFNVKSATVYSFARQLVDPKNPKLMDYLQVTDPYYLKWGIQKVSDWKFEENPKVIQILGSKDIVFPLKYSKPDYVIENGTHLFPATKPRQVSKILAEIFQPKTEKPES; via the coding sequence ATGAAACTTTATGTCGTCAGCGGGCTCGGCGCCGCGTTTAAAGTCTTGGAGAAAATAAAATTTCCACCGAATATGGAAGTTGTTTTCATTGAATGGCTCATTCCGGAACCCAATGAAGATTTCCACCATTATGTGGAAAGAATGGCAGAAAAGGTTGATGATAGCGAGCCGTTTGCGCTTTTGGGTTATTCTTTTGGCGGCCTGATTGTTCAGGAAATCGATAAAATAAAACCTGCTGAAAAAGTCGTCATTCTTGGCAGCATTAAATCCGACAAAGAAAAATCACGCTTGATAAAGTTTGGTGAAATCTCAAAAATTCCGCGCTTTTTGCCCCAAAAATTGTTTAATGTAAAATCTGCTACGGTCTATTCTTTCGCGCGCCAGCTCGTGGATCCGAAAAATCCGAAACTCATGGATTATCTTCAGGTAACCGATCCCTATTACCTGAAATGGGGAATTCAAAAAGTGTCCGACTGGAAGTTCGAGGAAAACCCAAAAGTCATTCAGATTTTAGGCAGCAAAGACATCGTTTTTCCTTTGAAATATTCAAAGCCTGATTACGTCATAGAAAATGGCACGCACCTTTTTCCGGCTACAAAACCGCGTCAGGTTTCAAAAATTCTTGCCGAAATTTTCCAGCCTAAAACTGAAAAACCAGAATCCTAA
- a CDS encoding glucokinase has product MDAKNKFNLFLPGLQSDSNNDVSLIAADLREKTTVVGHYKAKNQKVELLAEKPYATKDFSSFSDIAKQFISDFALDNIDSISVAVPGPVIAGKSEPQRLKWILEEEEIKRETNVDHVFLINDLEASAYGLQNVDESDFVKVHDCGTFTPGNVALLAPGEGLGEAALFWDGQHLRPFATEGGHCEFSPRTNDEVEFYSFLQKIYGIVSWESVLSTAGLFNVYRFLRDVKQQKQPDWLTKEIEADNFTEAIIQGAIEDKDRVCKMTIETFLTYLAREANSLVLKMKATGGLYLTGKIPVMLEQFLTNKQFYKNFIISDKMENILSDIPIYLVKDEKTILNGAALYAAFNKK; this is encoded by the coding sequence TCTTACCCGGCCTGCAGTCGGACAGCAATAACGATGTCTCGCTTATTGCTGCAGACCTTCGGGAAAAAACTACCGTCGTAGGTCACTATAAAGCAAAAAACCAAAAGGTAGAATTGCTGGCGGAAAAGCCTTACGCAACAAAGGATTTCAGCTCTTTTTCCGATATTGCTAAGCAATTTATCAGCGATTTTGCGCTCGATAACATCGACAGTATTTCGGTCGCGGTTCCGGGACCTGTAATTGCCGGAAAAAGTGAACCACAACGACTGAAATGGATTTTAGAAGAGGAAGAAATAAAGCGCGAGACGAACGTCGACCACGTTTTTTTGATTAATGATTTGGAAGCATCCGCTTACGGTTTACAGAATGTTGACGAAAGCGATTTTGTTAAAGTCCACGATTGCGGAACGTTCACTCCTGGAAACGTCGCACTATTAGCGCCAGGCGAAGGTTTGGGCGAGGCTGCATTATTTTGGGACGGACAACATTTAAGACCTTTTGCTACAGAAGGTGGTCACTGCGAATTTTCACCGAGAACAAACGATGAGGTTGAATTTTATTCTTTCTTACAGAAGATTTACGGCATCGTAAGTTGGGAATCGGTACTTTCTACCGCTGGTTTATTTAATGTCTACCGTTTTTTACGCGACGTTAAACAGCAAAAACAACCGGATTGGCTCACCAAAGAAATTGAAGCAGATAATTTCACCGAAGCCATTATTCAAGGTGCTATAGAAGATAAAGACCGTGTCTGCAAAATGACCATCGAAACATTTTTAACCTATTTAGCGCGCGAAGCTAACAGTTTGGTTTTAAAAATGAAAGCTACAGGAGGGCTGTATCTTACCGGAAAAATTCCGGTGATGTTGGAGCAGTTCTTAACCAACAAACAATTCTATAAAAACTTCATCATCAGTGACAAGATGGAAAATATTCTTTCAGATATTCCCATTTATCTCGTAAAAGATGAAAAGACAATTCTTAATGGTGCAGCGTTGTATGCGGCATTTAATAAAAAATAA
- a CDS encoding YceI family protein, with amino-acid sequence MKKLVLVALFASGLAFGQSKKVTDSKVQWWGYKLAKTEASSHNGLIDVKSGNVTMKNNQIVGGTFVLDMNSLTSVDLTGEYQAKLNNHLKSGDFFETEKYPTATYKITSVKKNADKAFPFMVYGNLTAKGKTNPVAFPAKISLSKGVLNITSDKFSFDRQKFDIAYQSAAKDVIVKDEIDMLINVTAK; translated from the coding sequence ATGAAAAAATTAGTATTAGTAGCGCTTTTCGCGAGTGGTTTAGCTTTCGGGCAGTCTAAAAAAGTAACCGATTCCAAAGTTCAGTGGTGGGGCTATAAGCTGGCGAAAACCGAAGCTTCTTCGCACAATGGTTTAATCGATGTGAAATCCGGAAATGTGACCATGAAAAATAACCAGATCGTGGGTGGAACTTTCGTGTTGGACATGAACAGTTTGACTTCAGTTGATTTAACTGGTGAATATCAGGCAAAATTGAATAATCACCTAAAATCAGGCGATTTTTTCGAAACTGAAAAATATCCAACTGCGACTTACAAAATCACTTCCGTGAAAAAAAATGCAGATAAAGCCTTTCCTTTTATGGTTTACGGAAACTTAACTGCAAAAGGCAAAACCAATCCGGTTGCTTTCCCTGCTAAAATTTCTTTAAGCAAGGGAGTTTTAAACATCACTTCTGATAAATTCAGCTTCGACCGTCAGAAATTTGACATCGCATACCAATCTGCAGCTAAAGATGTCATTGTAAAAGATGAAATCGATATGCTGATCAACGTAACAGCAAAATAA